The proteins below are encoded in one region of Brassica napus cultivar Da-Ae chromosome A6, Da-Ae, whole genome shotgun sequence:
- the LOC106348810 gene encoding beta-D-xylosidase 1 — MSCNKKSLLFGNKVVVVLVFLFCLVHSSESLRPLFACNPSNGLTRTLRFCRVNVPIHVRVQDLIGRLTLQEKIRLLVNNAAAVPRLGIGGYEWWSEALHGVSDVGPGAKFGGAFPGATSFPQVITTAASFNQSLWEEIGRVVSDEARAMYNGGVAGLTYWSPNVNILRDPRWGRGQETPGEDPVVAGKYAASYVRGLQGNGAGNRLKVAACCKHYTAYDLDNWNGVDRFHFNAKVSKQDLEDTYNVPFKSCVYEGKVASVMCSYNQVNGKPTCADENLLKNTIRGQWRLNGYIVSDCDSVDVFFNQQHYTKTPEEAAAASIKAGLDLDCGPFLAIFTEGAVKKGLLTEYDVNLALANTITVQMRLGMFDGNLGPYANLGPRDVCTLAHRHLALEAAHQGIVLLKNSGRSLPLSPRRHRTVAVIGPNSDVTETMIGNYAGKACTYTTPLQGISRYARTLHQAGCAGVACRGNQGFGAAEAAAREADATVLVMGLDQSIEAETRDRTGLLLPGYQQELVTRVAQASKGPVILVLMSGGPIDVSFAKNNPRVAAIIWAGYPGQAGGAAIANIIFGAVNPGGKLPMTWYPQDYVAKVPMTIMAMRAYGNYPGRTYRFYKGPVVFPFGFGLSYTTFTHSLAQNPLAQLSVSSYKLNSAIFNSSSNSIKVSHANCGTFPKVPLHVEVSNTGEFDGTHTVFVFAEPPKNGIKGLGVNKQLIAFEKVHVTAGAKRTVQVDVDACKHLGVVDEYGRRRIPMGEHKLHIGDLKHTILVQPQL, encoded by the exons atGTCTTGTAATAAGAAATCATTATTATTCGGGAACAAAGTCGTAGTTGTACTTGTATTCCTCTTCTGTTTGGTTCACTCATCAGAATCACTTCGACCATTGTTTGCATGCAACCCATCAAACGGGTTAACCCGGACGCTCCGGTTCTGTCGGGTCAATGTACCGATCCACGTTAGGGTTCAAGACTTAATCGGACGTCTCACGTTGCAGGAGAAGATCCGCCTCCTCGTCAACAATGCCGCCGCTGTGCCACGCCTTGGCATTGGAGGCTATGAGTGGTGGTCCGAGGCTCTTCATGGCGTTTCCGACGTTGGTCCCGGAGCTAAGTTCGGTGGTGCTTTCCCTGGTGCCACCAGCTTCCCTCAGGTCATCACCACCGCAGCTTCTTTCAACCAGTCTCTATGGGAAGAGATCGGACGG GTGGTGTCTGATGAGGCAAGAGCTATGTACAATGGAGGCGTGGCCGGTTTGACGTATTGGAGCCCAAATGTGAATATACTGAGGGATCCACGGTGGGGTCGAGGCCAGGAAACTCCCGGAGAGGATCCTGTCGTGGCCGGAAAATACGCAGCCAGCTACGTCAGGGGACTTCAGGGTAACGGCGCCGGTAACCGCCTCAAAGTCGCCGCATGTTGCAAACATTACACAGCTTATGATCTTGATAATTGGAATGGCGTCGACCGTTTCCATTTCAACGCCAAG GTCAGCAAACAAGATTTAGAGGACACGTACAATGTGCCATTCAAATCTTGTGTTTACGAGGGAAAGGTCGCGAGTGTTATGTGCTCATACAACCAAGTCAATGGAAAGCCAACTTGTGCTGATGAAAATCTCTTAAAGAACACCATTCGTGGTCAATGGCGCCTCAACGG GTACATCGTGTCAGATTGTGACTCCGTTGATGTTTTCTTTAACCAACAACACTATACCAAAACTCCGGAGGAAGCAGCTGCCGCGTCCATTAAAGCCG GTTTGGATTTGGACTGCGGGCCGTTTCTGGCGATCTTCACGGAAGGAGCTGTGAAGAAGGGATTATTGACGGAGTACGACGTTAATTTAGCACTTGCTAATACCATAACGGTCCAGATGAGACTTGGTATGTTTGATGGCAATCTTGGGCCGTATGCTAATCTTGGGCCTAGAGATGTCTGTACTCTAGCCCATAGACATTTAGCTCTTGAAGCGGCCCATCAAGGAATTGTGCTTCTCAAAAACTCTGGTCGTTCTCTTCCACTCTCCCCTAGGCGTCACCGCACCGTTGCCGTGATCGGACCCAACTCCGACGTCACTGAGACCATGATCGGAAACTATGCAG GGAAAGCTTGTACCTATACGACACCGTTACAAGGAATCTCAAGATATGCGAGAACACTTCACCAAGCTGGTTGTGCCGGCGTGGCTTGCCGAGGGAACCAAGGATTTGGTGCGGCAGAGGCGGCTGCACGTGAAGCAGATGCGACGGTTCTTGTGATGGGATTGGACCAGTCGATAGAGGCCGAGACACGAGATCGAACCGGGTTGTTGTTACCAGGTTACCAACAAGAGCTCGTTACACGAGTGGCTCAAGCTTCTAAAGGTCCAGTCATTCTGGTCCTTATGAGTGGTGGCCCCATCGATGTTTCCTTTGCTAAGAACAATCCACGTGTTGCTGCCATCATCTGGGCCGGGTATCCGGGTCAAGCTGGTGGAGCTGCCATCGCCAATATAATCTTCGGTGCTGTTAACCCTG GAGGGAAGCTACCTATGACATGGTATCCACAAGATTACGTAGCAAAAGTGCCAATGACGATAATGGCTATGAGAGCATATGGAAATTACCCAGGAAGAACCTACAGATTTTACAAAGGTCCAGTGGTGTTTCCATTTGGGTTCGGTTTAAGTTACACCACCTTCACTCATAGTTTGGCCCAAAACCCATTAGCCCAACTATCAGTTTCATCCTACAAACTCAACTCTGCCATTTTCAACTCCTCATCTAACTCTATCAAAGTGTCTCATGCCAACTGTGGAACGTTTCCAAAAGTGCCTCTCCATGTTGAAGTATCAAACACAGGTGAATTTGACGGAACCCACACGGTGTTCGTCTTTGCCGAGCCGCCGAAAAACGGGATAAAAGGATTGGGTGTGAACAAACAATTGATAGCGTTTGAGAAGGTTCATGTCACGGCAGGAGCAAAACGGACCGTTCAAGTCGATGTTGATGCTTGCAAGCATCTTGGTGTAGTAGATGAGTATGGAAGGAGGAGAATCCCAATGGGTGAACATAAATTGCATATCGGTGATCTTAAACATACTATTTTGGTCCAACCGCAACTTTAA
- the LOC106352214 gene encoding trihydrophobin-like produces MALSHMIDLRISVTLVVVFFLLTTFPGIAYGDEDDSEGGGGGGPGFGGGGTGVGGGGIGGGGPGFGGGGTGVGGGGIGGGGTGVGGGGTGFSGGGTGLGGGGLGGSSGGGTGFGGGGLGGGGGTGFGGGGLGGGGLGGNDPPEIVAKALECLNEKHIYRECEDAWRLTLNGDLNIPVARADEFCEGPCFSETHLALNCIDEIVHHFRFFNRATVYNIRETLKSGCSYGPERGIFNVLEHIEDEEENGNERMKARSGPLLGTVLFIIALLL; encoded by the exons ATGGCGTTGTCACACATGATAGACCTCCGGATATCGGTTACCCTTGTTGTTGTTTTCTTCCTTTTAACTACATTTCCAG GTATCGCTTACGGTGACGAAGACGATTCAGAAGGAGGTGGAGGTGGCGGGCCAGGGTTTGGCGGTGGTGGCACAGGTGTGGGAGGCGGAGGGATAGGCGGTGGCGGGCCAGGATTTGGCGGTGGTGGAACAGGTGTGGGAGGTGGAGGGATAGGCGGTGGTGGCACCGGTGTGGGAGGTGGTGGTACTGGATTTAGCGGTGGAGGGACGGGTTTAGGTGGAGGAGGATTGGGTGGCAGTAGCGGTGGAGGGACAGGTTTTGGAGGAGGAGGACTAGGCGGCGGCGGAGGGACAGGTTTTGGAGGAGGAGGACTAGGTGGCGGCGGTTTAGGTGGGAACGATCCACCGGAGATAGTTGCGAAAGCTTTGGAATGCTTAAATGAGAAACAC ATCTACAGAGAATGCGAGGATGCATGGAGGCTAACTTTAAACGGAGACCTGAACATTCCGGTGGCGAGGGCGGATGAGTTCTGCGAGGGACCATGCTTCTCCGAAACACATTTGGCTTTGAATTGCATTGATGAGATTGTTCACCACTTCAGATTCTTCAACAGAGCCACCGTTTACAACATCCGTGAAACCCTCAAGTCCGGCTGCAGCTACGGACCTGAACGAG GCATTTTCAACGTTCTAGAGCACatcgaagatgaagaagaaaatggaaaTGAGAGAATGAAGGCAAGGTCTGGACCGTTGCTTGGGACTGTGTTGTTCATCATTGCCTTGCTTCTTTAA